Proteins encoded by one window of Pseudonocardia alni:
- a CDS encoding phytoene desaturase family protein, with amino-acid sequence MTTATVVGSGPNGLVAAALLARAGVAVTVLEAADEIGGGTRTVEAIVPGLLVDHCSAVHPMAVGSPVLEELGLDRYGLRWRLPEVDCAHPLDGGDAGVLVRSVAGTAAGLGADGALWRALFTGPVRDYDTFSPDFLGPLVRIPRHPLLLARFGAPTVLPAEVLARAFRTERGRALFLGSASHAFRPLNRPLSSAIGLGLFTAGHRHGWGVAEGGSRAISDALAAVLAEHGAKVETGVHVRTADELPPSDVVVWDVGPDRLPALLGDRLPARVARAYRRFRHGPAAFKVDYAVAGGVPWTHPDARRAGTLHVVGSAAENALVEREVHAGRMPERPFVLVGQQYLADPSRSAGDVHPVWAYAHVPRGYTGDATEAVTEQIERFAPGFRERVVGTMVTDPAAFAGNPNFVGGNILTGSKDLRQLLLGPRTTLQPYDTGAPGHFLCSAATPPGPGAHGMCGAHAARRALAHLGR; translated from the coding sequence ATGACCACCGCGACCGTCGTCGGATCCGGGCCGAACGGGCTCGTGGCCGCGGCCCTGCTGGCCCGCGCCGGGGTGGCGGTGACCGTGCTGGAGGCCGCCGACGAGATCGGTGGCGGCACCCGCACGGTGGAGGCGATCGTCCCGGGGCTGCTGGTCGACCACTGCTCGGCGGTGCACCCGATGGCCGTCGGCTCGCCGGTGCTCGAGGAGCTGGGCCTGGACCGGTACGGGCTGCGGTGGCGGCTGCCGGAGGTCGACTGCGCCCACCCCCTCGACGGCGGCGACGCCGGCGTCCTGGTCCGCTCGGTCGCCGGCACCGCGGCCGGCCTCGGGGCCGACGGCGCGCTGTGGCGTGCGCTGTTCACCGGACCGGTGCGCGACTACGACACCTTCTCCCCGGACTTCCTCGGCCCGCTGGTGCGGATCCCGCGCCACCCGCTCCTGCTGGCCCGGTTCGGTGCCCCCACCGTGCTCCCGGCGGAGGTGCTGGCCAGGGCGTTCCGCACCGAGCGCGGGCGTGCGCTGTTCCTGGGGTCGGCGTCGCACGCGTTCCGGCCGCTGAACCGGCCGCTGTCCTCGGCGATCGGGCTCGGCCTGTTCACCGCCGGGCACCGGCACGGCTGGGGCGTCGCCGAGGGCGGGTCGCGGGCGATCTCCGACGCGCTCGCCGCGGTGCTCGCCGAGCACGGGGCGAAGGTCGAGACCGGGGTGCACGTGCGGACGGCGGACGAGCTGCCGCCGTCGGACGTCGTGGTGTGGGACGTCGGCCCGGATCGGCTGCCCGCCCTGCTGGGGGACCGGCTGCCGGCACGGGTCGCGCGGGCCTACCGGCGCTTCCGCCACGGCCCGGCCGCGTTCAAGGTCGACTACGCGGTGGCGGGCGGCGTGCCCTGGACGCACCCCGACGCGCGACGGGCCGGGACGCTGCACGTCGTCGGGTCGGCGGCGGAGAACGCACTCGTCGAGCGCGAGGTGCACGCGGGCCGGATGCCGGAGCGGCCGTTCGTCCTGGTCGGGCAGCAGTACCTGGCCGACCCGTCCCGGTCGGCGGGCGACGTCCACCCCGTGTGGGCCTACGCGCACGTCCCCCGCGGGTACACCGGCGACGCCACCGAGGCGGTCACCGAGCAGATCGAACGGTTCGCGCCCGGTTTCCGGGAGCGGGTCGTGGGCACGATGGTCACCGACCCGGCCGCGTTCGCGGGCAACCCGAACTTCGTCGGCGGGAACATCCTGACCGGGTCCAAGGACCTGCGGCAGCTGCTGCTCGGGCCGCGGACGACGCTGCAGCCCTACGACACGGGGGCGCCGGGCCACTTCCTCTGCTCGGCCGCGACGCCGCCCGGCCCGGGTGCGCACGGGATGTGCGGCGCGCACGCCGCGCGTCGCGCGCTCGCCCACTTGGGCCGCTGA
- a CDS encoding lysophospholipid acyltransferase family protein — protein MTIAAGPEGDAGAPLRPRRRFRPRGRASTVPVPSAGAALLSSAPPGAPAAPVVVPPAPVVPAVVGDPRGAVHHPARAALRTPVHPLVDHPTHPPAPPASRRPGGPWAAWSPCTPRECLPPRATTGTLRLARRTAALLSVLAVAVTVVPVAALFGARVLDPVLRALHRAVLRAAGVRLVVRGGPLAPADGRGALVVADHTSWIDIPALGAIGPVTMLAKREVRDWPLIGALAARIGTLFVHREGLSRLPGTVATCADALRDGTLVGVFPEATTWCGAISGDYRRAPFQAAIDAGAPVRPVAVAITTPDGRPTTAAAFVGEQTLGDTVGRVLRLPGLVCEVTVGELVEPGPHTDRRALAARARDRVRHPPPVTTATAV, from the coding sequence ATGACCATCGCCGCCGGGCCGGAGGGCGACGCCGGCGCGCCCCTCCGCCCGCGCCGCCGGTTCCGGCCGCGGGGCCGTGCCTCCACCGTCCCCGTCCCGTCCGCCGGAGCCGCGTTGCTGTCGTCCGCTCCGCCAGGAGCCCCGGCTGCCCCGGTCGTCGTCCCGCCGGCCCCGGTCGTCCCGGCTGTCGTGGGGGACCCCCGTGGCGCCGTGCACCACCCGGCCCGCGCCGCCCTGCGGACCCCGGTGCACCCGCTCGTCGACCACCCCACGCACCCGCCGGCACCGCCCGCGTCGCGGCGTCCCGGCGGGCCGTGGGCGGCCTGGTCGCCGTGCACCCCGCGGGAGTGCCTGCCCCCGCGTGCGACGACAGGCACGCTGCGCCTGGCCCGCCGTACCGCGGCACTGCTGTCGGTGCTGGCGGTGGCCGTGACCGTCGTCCCGGTCGCCGCGCTGTTCGGCGCCCGCGTGCTGGACCCGGTCCTGCGGGCGCTGCACCGCGCGGTGCTCCGCGCCGCCGGGGTCCGGCTCGTCGTGCGCGGCGGGCCGCTCGCGCCCGCGGACGGGCGGGGCGCCCTGGTCGTGGCCGACCACACGTCGTGGATCGACATCCCGGCGCTCGGTGCGATCGGCCCGGTCACCATGCTCGCCAAGCGGGAGGTCCGGGACTGGCCGCTGATCGGCGCGCTCGCGGCCCGCATCGGGACCCTGTTCGTGCACCGCGAGGGCCTGTCCCGACTCCCCGGCACCGTCGCGACCTGCGCCGACGCGCTGCGGGACGGCACGCTGGTCGGTGTCTTCCCCGAGGCGACGACGTGGTGCGGCGCGATCTCCGGGGACTACCGGCGGGCCCCGTTCCAGGCCGCGATCGACGCGGGTGCCCCGGTCCGGCCGGTCGCCGTCGCGATCACCACCCCGGACGGGCGGCCGACGACGGCGGCCGCGTTCGTCGGCGAGCAGACCCTCGGCGACACCGTCGGCCGGGTGCTGCGGCTGCCCGGCCTGGTCTGCGAGGTCACCGTGGGCGAGCTCGTCGAGCCGGGCCCGCACACCGACCGGCGCGCGCTGGCCGCCCGGGCCCGCGACCGGGTCCGTCACCCGCCACCGGTCACGACCGCCACGGCCGTGTGA
- a CDS encoding nitroreductase family deazaflavin-dependent oxidoreductase: MTNQRSQIHYLAPGRITRRVMNPLVAGLTRLGLPLAGSAVLGVRGRRSGEVRTTPVNPLRHDGARYLVAARGETQWVRNLRVAGEAELTVGRRTERVAATELTEPAAVVPVLREYLRRWAWEVGTFFDGVDASSSDAELAAVAHRHPIFVLAA; encoded by the coding sequence ATGACGAACCAGCGCTCTCAGATCCACTACCTCGCCCCCGGTCGCATCACCCGCCGGGTGATGAACCCCCTGGTCGCCGGGCTGACCCGGCTCGGCCTCCCGCTCGCCGGCTCCGCGGTGCTCGGCGTCCGCGGTCGCCGCTCCGGCGAGGTCCGCACCACGCCGGTCAACCCGCTGCGCCACGACGGCGCCCGCTACCTCGTCGCCGCGCGCGGCGAGACCCAGTGGGTGCGCAACCTGCGCGTCGCGGGAGAGGCGGAGCTGACCGTCGGCCGTCGCACCGAGCGGGTGGCCGCGACCGAGCTGACCGAGCCGGCCGCCGTCGTCCCGGTGCTGCGGGAGTACCTGCGTCGCTGGGCCTGGGAGGTCGGGACGTTCTTCGACGGTGTCGACGCGTCCTCGTCCGACGCCGAGCTCGCCGCCGTCGCCCACCGCCACCCGATCTTCGTCCTGGCCGCGTGA
- a CDS encoding electron transfer flavoprotein subunit alpha/FixB family protein yields the protein MAEVLVLVDHVDGDIKKTTYELLTAARALGEPSAVVVGAAGTADTLADGLTEHGAEKIYVAETDSTDFLSPETTVLESLIGSASPAAVLLAATGNGKEVAGRLAVRTNSGLLSDVVGVSADGVSHSIFGGAYTAEAKSNTEHPVITVRPGSIEIEAAAGAGARETVEVPAPSGRAATVTGREPIQGGSRPELTEATVIVSGGRGVGSADDFTVVEGLADSLGAAVGASRAAVDSGYYPPQFQVGQTGKSVSPQLYIALGISGAIQHRAGMQTSKTIVAVNKDEEAPIFEIADFGIVGDLFKVAPQLQEEVAKRKG from the coding sequence ATGGCTGAGGTTCTGGTCCTCGTCGACCACGTCGACGGTGACATCAAGAAGACCACCTACGAGCTGCTGACCGCCGCCCGCGCGCTGGGCGAGCCGTCGGCGGTCGTCGTCGGTGCCGCGGGCACCGCGGACACGCTGGCCGACGGCCTGACCGAGCACGGCGCCGAGAAGATCTACGTCGCCGAGACCGACTCCACCGACTTCCTCTCCCCGGAGACGACGGTCCTGGAGTCGCTCATCGGGTCGGCGTCCCCGGCCGCGGTGCTGCTCGCGGCCACCGGCAACGGCAAGGAGGTCGCCGGTCGGCTCGCCGTCCGTACGAACTCCGGGCTGCTGTCCGACGTCGTCGGCGTCTCGGCCGACGGGGTGTCGCACTCGATCTTCGGTGGTGCCTACACCGCCGAGGCCAAGTCGAACACCGAGCACCCGGTCATCACCGTGCGCCCGGGCTCGATCGAGATCGAGGCCGCCGCCGGTGCGGGTGCCCGCGAGACCGTCGAGGTCCCGGCCCCGTCCGGGCGTGCCGCGACCGTCACCGGCCGCGAGCCGATCCAGGGCGGGTCCCGTCCGGAGCTGACCGAGGCGACCGTGATCGTCTCCGGTGGGCGCGGCGTGGGCTCGGCCGACGACTTCACGGTCGTCGAGGGCCTGGCGGACTCCCTCGGTGCCGCCGTCGGTGCCTCGCGCGCCGCGGTCGACTCCGGCTACTACCCGCCGCAGTTCCAGGTCGGCCAGACCGGCAAGTCGGTCTCGCCGCAGCTCTACATCGCCCTCGGCATCTCCGGGGCGATCCAGCACCGCGCCGGCATGCAGACGTCGAAGACGATCGTCGCGGTGAACAAGGACGAGGAGGCGCCGATCTTCGAGATCGCCGACTTCGGCATCGTCGGCGACCTGTTCAAGGTCGCGCCGCAGCTGCAGGAGGAAGTGGCCAAGCGCAAGGGCTGA
- a CDS encoding uroporphyrinogen decarboxylase/cobalamine-independent methonine synthase family protein, translated as MWPAGVGTGVGSLPGVDVREACALVTGETPEFPALPELPARGVGADIVGRTAGLLVDLAVEVVPTGWRVAAHPGRDLRRARDLMSGDLDAFDDACDRIRPSWVKVQVAGPWTLAASVELAAGHRVLTDRGAVREFAASLTEGLRAHVAEVAQRTGATVVVQLDEPGLPAVLAGSLPTASGYGTVRSIAAPDAQDLLRDLIAGIDAPVVVHCCADRPPIRLLAGTGAAAVGIDATRPAFAGATAEPRALDAIGETWDSGVPLFLGLLPGTAPAREPAVGDLARIGYDLADRLGFDRPRLARLAVPTPACGLAGATPAWAHRALALSRELGKAFADPDEVPPADER; from the coding sequence CTGTGGCCCGCGGGCGTCGGCACCGGCGTCGGCTCGCTGCCCGGCGTCGACGTCCGCGAGGCGTGTGCGCTGGTCACCGGCGAGACCCCGGAGTTCCCGGCACTGCCCGAGCTGCCCGCCCGCGGTGTCGGCGCGGACATCGTCGGCCGCACGGCCGGTCTGCTCGTGGACCTGGCCGTCGAGGTCGTGCCGACCGGCTGGCGGGTCGCCGCCCACCCCGGGCGCGACCTGCGCCGGGCCCGCGACCTGATGTCCGGCGACCTGGACGCCTTCGACGACGCCTGCGACCGCATCCGCCCGTCCTGGGTGAAGGTCCAGGTCGCCGGCCCGTGGACGCTCGCCGCCTCGGTCGAGCTCGCCGCCGGGCACCGGGTGCTCACCGACCGCGGCGCCGTCCGCGAGTTCGCCGCCAGCCTGACCGAGGGGCTGCGCGCCCACGTCGCCGAGGTGGCGCAGCGGACCGGGGCGACGGTCGTCGTCCAGCTCGACGAGCCCGGCCTGCCCGCCGTGCTCGCCGGGTCGCTGCCGACCGCGTCCGGCTACGGCACCGTCCGCTCGATCGCCGCGCCGGACGCCCAGGACCTGCTCCGGGACCTGATCGCGGGCATCGACGCCCCGGTCGTCGTGCACTGCTGCGCGGACCGCCCGCCGATCCGGCTGCTCGCCGGGACCGGTGCGGCCGCGGTCGGGATCGACGCGACCCGACCGGCGTTCGCCGGGGCCACCGCCGAGCCACGCGCTCTCGACGCCATCGGCGAGACCTGGGACAGCGGTGTCCCGCTGTTCCTCGGGCTGCTGCCCGGCACCGCGCCGGCCCGCGAACCGGCGGTCGGCGACCTCGCCCGGATCGGCTACGACCTCGCCGACCGGCTGGGCTTCGACCGGCCGCGGCTGGCCCGGCTCGCCGTCCCGACGCCCGCCTGCGGGCTCGCCGGGGCGACCCCGGCCTGGGCGCACCGCGCGCTCGCCCTGTCCCGGGAGCTGGGGAAGGCCTTCGCCGACCCCGACGAGGTCCCGCCCGCCGACGAGCGCTGA
- the mnmA gene encoding tRNA 2-thiouridine(34) synthase MnmA → MRVLAAMSGGVDSAVAAARAVAAGHDVVGVHLALSRTRDAMRSGSRGCCSKEDAGDAARAADVLGIPYYVWDLSEEFTRDVVDDFVAAYAAGETPNPCLRCNEKIKFAAVLDRALALGFDAVCTGHYAQLDPAGPVLRRSADAGKDQSYVLAVLRADQLRHAMFPVGDTPKPEIRAEAARLGLRVAGKPDSHDICFIPTGDTRGFLADRLGTTPGALVDAASGETLGTHDGVHGFTVGQRKGLGIDRPAADGRPRYVLGIEPVSGTVRVGPEAALDVTAITARTPVWTSGAAPDAPFGCVVQVRAHGGTAPATVTPLDSAVQVELSEPLRGVAPGQAVAFYRPDDDGDVVLGSATITGTA, encoded by the coding sequence GTGCGGGTCCTCGCTGCGATGAGCGGCGGCGTCGACTCCGCGGTGGCCGCCGCGCGGGCGGTCGCCGCCGGACACGACGTCGTCGGGGTGCACCTCGCGCTGTCGCGCACCCGGGACGCCATGCGCTCCGGATCACGGGGCTGCTGTTCCAAGGAGGACGCGGGCGACGCCGCCCGCGCCGCCGACGTCCTCGGCATCCCGTACTACGTCTGGGACCTGTCCGAGGAGTTCACCCGCGACGTCGTGGACGACTTCGTCGCCGCCTACGCGGCCGGGGAGACGCCGAACCCCTGCCTGCGCTGCAACGAGAAGATCAAGTTCGCGGCCGTGCTGGACCGGGCGCTCGCCCTCGGCTTCGACGCCGTCTGCACCGGCCACTACGCGCAGCTCGACCCGGCCGGGCCGGTACTGCGCCGCTCGGCCGACGCGGGCAAGGACCAGTCCTACGTGCTGGCGGTGCTGCGCGCCGACCAGCTGCGGCACGCGATGTTCCCGGTCGGCGACACCCCGAAGCCGGAGATCCGGGCCGAGGCCGCCCGGCTCGGGCTGCGCGTCGCCGGGAAACCCGACAGTCACGACATCTGCTTCATCCCCACCGGCGACACCCGCGGTTTCCTGGCCGACCGCCTGGGCACCACTCCCGGCGCGCTGGTCGACGCCGCCTCCGGCGAGACCCTCGGCACCCACGACGGCGTGCACGGCTTCACCGTCGGGCAGCGCAAGGGCCTCGGGATCGACCGGCCGGCCGCCGACGGCCGCCCCCGCTACGTGCTCGGCATCGAGCCGGTCAGCGGCACCGTGCGGGTCGGACCGGAGGCCGCGCTCGACGTCACCGCGATCACCGCGCGTACCCCCGTGTGGACCTCGGGCGCGGCGCCGGACGCACCGTTCGGCTGCGTCGTGCAGGTCCGCGCGCACGGCGGCACCGCACCCGCCACCGTCACCCCGCTCGACTCCGCCGTGCAGGTGGAGCTGTCCGAACCGCTGCGCGGTGTCGCCCCGGGGCAGGCCGTCGCCTTCTACCGCCCCGACGACGACGGCGACGTCGTCCTGGGGTCGGCGACGATCACCGGGACGGCCTGA
- a CDS encoding cysteine desulfurase family protein, translating into MTYLDHAATTPMLPAAVAAMSDALGRTGNASSLHSSGRRARRAVEEGRERIAEAVGARPSEVVFTTGGTESDNLAVKGLFWARRAADPRRTRVLVSAVEHHAVVDAAEWLAAHEGARLRMLEVDATGRVRPETLRAALAEDPDGNALVSVMWANNEVGTVNPVRELAAVAHEFGVPFHTDAVQAVGILDVDFAASGADALTLTGHKLGGPYGAGALLLGREVTCTPLLHGGGQERDVRSGTLDVPSLAGLATAVVESVAAAPSRRVHLAGLRDELVRVVRTEVPDAVLNGDTTDSRVDGGPGRLPGNAHLSFPGCEGDSLLMLLDAHGIDCSTGSACTAGVAQPSHVLLAMGADECTARGSLRFSLGHTSTSADVAAVAGAIGSVVERARNASRRTPASVTG; encoded by the coding sequence ATGACGTACCTGGACCACGCGGCGACCACACCGATGCTGCCCGCCGCCGTCGCCGCCATGAGCGACGCGCTCGGCCGCACCGGCAACGCGTCGTCGCTGCACTCGTCGGGCCGCCGCGCCCGGCGCGCGGTCGAGGAGGGGCGCGAGCGGATCGCCGAGGCGGTCGGCGCGCGCCCGTCCGAGGTCGTGTTCACGACCGGCGGCACCGAGAGCGACAACCTCGCGGTCAAGGGCCTGTTCTGGGCCCGCCGGGCCGCGGACCCGCGCCGCACCCGGGTGCTGGTCTCGGCCGTCGAGCACCACGCGGTCGTCGACGCGGCGGAGTGGCTGGCCGCCCACGAGGGCGCCCGGCTGCGGATGCTCGAGGTCGACGCGACCGGCCGCGTCCGCCCGGAGACGCTGCGCGCCGCGCTCGCCGAGGACCCGGACGGGAACGCCCTGGTCTCGGTCATGTGGGCCAACAACGAGGTCGGCACCGTCAACCCGGTGCGCGAGCTCGCCGCCGTGGCCCACGAGTTCGGGGTGCCGTTCCACACCGACGCCGTGCAGGCCGTCGGGATCCTCGACGTCGACTTCGCCGCGAGCGGCGCCGACGCCCTCACCCTCACCGGGCACAAGCTCGGCGGCCCCTACGGCGCGGGCGCGCTGCTGCTCGGCCGCGAGGTCACCTGCACCCCGCTGCTGCACGGCGGCGGCCAGGAGCGCGACGTCCGCTCCGGCACCCTGGACGTGCCGTCGCTGGCCGGGCTGGCGACGGCCGTCGTCGAGTCGGTGGCCGCCGCGCCGAGCCGCCGCGTACACCTGGCCGGGCTGCGCGACGAGCTGGTCCGCGTCGTGCGCACCGAGGTGCCCGACGCGGTCCTGAACGGCGACACCACCGACTCCCGGGTCGACGGCGGCCCCGGCAGGCTGCCCGGCAACGCGCACCTGTCGTTCCCCGGCTGCGAGGGCGACAGCCTGCTCATGCTGCTCGACGCCCACGGCATCGACTGCTCGACCGGCTCGGCCTGCACCGCGGGCGTCGCCCAGCCCAGCCACGTGCTGCTGGCGATGGGCGCCGACGAGTGCACCGCCCGCGGGTCGCTGCGCTTCTCCCTGGGGCACACCAGCACCTCCGCCGACGTGGCCGCGGTCGCCGGGGCCATCGGGTCGGTCGTGGAGCGTGCCCGCAACGCGAGCCGTCGCACCCCCGCGTCGGTCACGGGCTGA
- a CDS encoding electron transfer flavoprotein subunit beta/FixA family protein, which produces MKIVTLVKQVADTYSERTLSDSDHTLDREGAEAVIDEINERAVEQALLLKEANDGSEVVVVSMGPDRATDAIRKALSMGADSAVHLSDEAIHGSCAVQTAKALTKLIGTVDGWDMVIAGNSASDGQIGAVPAMIAELLGVPSLTHANELSVEGTTVKAKRETDEGVTHLTAELPVVVSIGEKSNEPRYPSFKGIMAAKKKPVETLDLAGAGIDASEVGLANALTTVVSAAPKPPKQAGEKVTDEGDGGAKIAEFLVGQKLI; this is translated from the coding sequence ATGAAGATCGTGACCCTGGTGAAGCAGGTGGCCGACACCTACTCGGAGCGGACGCTGTCCGACTCCGACCACACCCTCGACCGTGAGGGTGCCGAGGCGGTGATCGACGAGATCAACGAGCGCGCGGTGGAGCAGGCCCTGCTGCTGAAGGAGGCGAACGACGGCTCCGAGGTCGTCGTCGTGAGCATGGGCCCGGACCGGGCCACCGACGCGATCCGCAAGGCGCTGTCGATGGGCGCGGACTCCGCGGTGCACCTGTCCGACGAGGCCATCCACGGCTCGTGCGCGGTGCAGACCGCGAAGGCGCTGACGAAGCTGATCGGCACGGTCGACGGCTGGGACATGGTCATCGCGGGCAACTCGGCGTCCGACGGCCAGATCGGTGCGGTCCCGGCGATGATCGCCGAGCTGCTCGGTGTGCCGTCGCTGACCCACGCCAACGAGCTCTCGGTCGAGGGCACCACGGTGAAGGCCAAGCGGGAGACCGACGAGGGCGTCACCCACCTAACCGCGGAGCTGCCGGTCGTGGTGTCGATCGGGGAGAAGTCCAACGAGCCGCGCTACCCCTCGTTCAAGGGGATCATGGCGGCGAAGAAGAAGCCGGTGGAGACCCTCGACCTGGCCGGCGCCGGGATCGACGCCTCCGAGGTCGGTCTGGCGAACGCCCTGACCACGGTCGTCTCCGCGGCGCCGAAGCCGCCGAAGCAGGCCGGCGAGAAGGTCACCGACGAGGGCGACGGCGGCGCGAAGATCGCCGAGTTCCTGGTCGGCCAGAAGCTGATCTGA
- a CDS encoding SDR family NAD(P)-dependent oxidoreductase: MGDALDGRVALVTGAGKGLGRAIARRFAEEGATVVVSDIDGDAARRTAQEIPDATHLSCDVRDEEQVQELVAHTVERHGGMHVLVPNAGVGRPQPLLEMSLADWREVTSVNLDGVFLSIRYAAPAIIASGGGTIVTLASVTATAGSPLIGHYAAAKAGVVNLTRTAATELRPYGVRVNALLPGFVDTDLVTSARPGFEAALGLPAGGFDGLIEQKQGGYGTPDDVAEAALFFASDRSRFCTGSGLVLDGGLDASLL; the protein is encoded by the coding sequence ATGGGAGACGCACTGGACGGCCGCGTCGCGCTCGTCACCGGCGCGGGCAAGGGCCTCGGCCGGGCGATCGCCCGGCGCTTCGCCGAGGAGGGGGCGACCGTCGTCGTCTCCGACATCGACGGCGACGCCGCACGGCGCACGGCGCAGGAGATCCCGGACGCCACGCACCTGTCCTGCGACGTCCGCGACGAGGAGCAGGTCCAGGAGCTCGTCGCGCACACCGTCGAACGGCACGGCGGGATGCACGTCCTCGTCCCCAACGCCGGGGTCGGGCGCCCGCAGCCGCTGCTGGAGATGAGTCTCGCCGACTGGCGGGAGGTCACCTCGGTCAACCTCGACGGTGTCTTCCTGTCGATCCGCTACGCCGCGCCCGCGATCATCGCCTCCGGTGGCGGCACGATCGTCACGCTCGCCTCGGTCACGGCGACGGCGGGCTCCCCGCTGATCGGGCACTACGCCGCGGCCAAGGCCGGCGTGGTCAACCTGACCAGGACCGCGGCGACCGAGCTGCGGCCGTACGGTGTGCGGGTCAACGCGTTGCTGCCGGGTTTCGTCGACACCGACCTGGTGACGTCGGCCCGCCCCGGCTTCGAGGCCGCGCTCGGCCTGCCCGCCGGTGGCTTCGACGGGCTGATCGAGCAGAAGCAGGGCGGCTACGGCACCCCCGACGACGTCGCGGAGGCCGCGCTCTTCTTCGCGAGCGACCGGTCCCGCTTCTGCACCGGCAGCGGGCTCGTCCTCGACGGTGGCCTCGACGCGTCGCTGCTCTGA
- a CDS encoding GNAT family N-acetyltransferase, producing MIVSTPETAARRYSLLLTTDDGDVAAAQALRHRVFAGELGARLDSPVPGRDVDRFDAHCDHLVVREDATGEIVGTYRMLPPQRARAAGGLYADGEFDLTNLDPLRPGIVETGRSCVHPDHRGGTVVGLVWAGLARYMLLTGHRWLIGCASVSLADGGTRAAAVWDRVRAKHLAPEEYRTVPHRPWDPTGAPAGRGGGIPPLLRGYLRLNTWVCGPPAHDPDFGVADFPVLLGMDHIDQRYLRFFLGEDAAGVTGA from the coding sequence GTGATCGTCTCGACCCCCGAGACCGCGGCCCGGCGGTACTCCCTGCTCCTCACGACCGACGACGGCGACGTCGCCGCGGCGCAGGCGCTGCGGCACCGGGTGTTCGCGGGTGAGCTGGGCGCCCGGCTCGACAGCCCCGTCCCCGGCCGCGACGTCGACCGCTTCGACGCCCACTGCGACCACCTCGTGGTCCGCGAGGACGCGACCGGCGAGATCGTCGGCACCTACCGGATGCTCCCGCCGCAGCGGGCGCGCGCCGCGGGCGGCCTCTACGCCGACGGCGAGTTCGACCTCACCAACCTCGACCCGCTGCGCCCCGGCATCGTCGAGACCGGGCGCTCCTGCGTGCACCCCGACCACCGCGGCGGCACCGTCGTCGGGCTGGTGTGGGCCGGGCTCGCCCGCTACATGCTGCTCACCGGGCACCGCTGGCTGATCGGCTGCGCCAGCGTCTCCCTCGCCGACGGCGGCACCCGGGCCGCCGCGGTCTGGGACCGGGTCCGTGCGAAGCACCTCGCGCCCGAGGAGTACCGCACCGTCCCGCACCGCCCCTGGGACCCGACCGGCGCCCCCGCGGGCCGGGGCGGCGGCATCCCGCCGCTGCTGCGCGGCTACCTGCGCCTGAACACCTGGGTGTGCGGGCCGCCCGCGCACGACCCGGACTTCGGTGTCGCGGACTTCCCGGTGCTGCTGGGGATGGACCACATCGACCAGCGCTACCTGCGCTTCTTCCTGGGCGAGGACGCCGCCGGGGTGACGGGCGCATGA
- a CDS encoding nitroreductase/quinone reductase family protein has product MSDRDYRAPGMLVRRVLNPLVGALAQRGITPGDTAVLAVRGRRSGRIRTVPLTPVLLDGTRHLISPRGETDWVLNLRAAGGSAELRGRGGAEPVSAVELDAAAAVPVLRAYVRGLGRAAGMLFDDVDPASTDAELAAAAPRHPVFALR; this is encoded by the coding sequence GTGAGCGACCGTGACTACCGAGCACCCGGCATGCTGGTGCGCCGCGTCCTCAACCCGCTGGTCGGGGCCCTGGCCCAGCGCGGCATCACCCCGGGTGACACCGCCGTGCTCGCCGTCCGCGGCCGGCGCAGCGGCAGGATCCGCACCGTCCCCCTGACCCCGGTCCTGCTCGACGGGACCCGCCACCTCATCTCGCCGCGCGGTGAGACCGACTGGGTCCTCAACCTGCGCGCGGCCGGCGGGAGCGCCGAACTGCGCGGTCGTGGGGGAGCGGAGCCGGTGTCGGCCGTCGAGCTCGACGCCGCGGCGGCCGTCCCCGTGCTGCGCGCCTACGTGCGCGGACTCGGCCGGGCCGCCGGGATGCTGTTCGACGACGTCGATCCCGCCTCCACCGACGCCGAGCTCGCCGCCGCCGCACCCCGCCACCCGGTGTTCGCCCTGCGGTGA